A stretch of Aspergillus nidulans FGSC A4 chromosome VI DNA encodes these proteins:
- a CDS encoding SUMO protease ULP1 (transcript_id=CADANIAT00010427): protein MDFVTNGQPSPKDTVMNDASPYDALHHQRTNRQFTSEDLADPNYVPNPVPFGAKKITPDETHRPFYHIHSRKPSQRPDMVLKHQKTAYSTTRRRYDSLSPPQFQFTRGRTGSQHEQAPLVLPRVNEIQPYRLTATTASRLNATTYSSSLMNPMRSSGHDSILGAGLRGRDRPLSLFGSEASRQAAMIRPRKRDREGNILDTTGSIFVRNNNANDGRNNDQQHIASADADSPVLKYCRGGTESSFSAAVDNIKKVNGDPVQPLAQRPSFHWQRALPSKTTDPATPGKQTGSSTATGRIPGCWPSASKHGSMPLLPEPQQTAQTQHQTESPVTSQEICGQVDLPSNANPEPATVNPDQAILDETPSWTQHYSGVYGTLRIAYSFQCGMVQTVANAFHVALAAASTITHQTQQALGTVTQRVMAMYRQRRFDRARSRARASPAAPARQPPTTIASPARVNVATLPPGQQERVRINQWRRRRGFPVNEELPFPNMTTPMGALFYDPQIITTSSPSVQRSLDLVVDNASGATLHRHPAQRRTSVNDRDDKNRPQAPKAGILKKNSLVPTMSPATRRRLLPGYITPRDRRLGLQHRVRFRSPIVQPSPLRLRQWANSSAESGPGLDELLRTQLNGADAPSTVASDQRTGPDEQLYAQLAASLEPYVDPWAQPRDFTKGTPRSAVKLVKPKIEPVPDGRSESIYAKEYEEMQKMKKLEYGPVGRQVPEGVAVRPLPDNWKARLKDLKKKAHWVEVATTPSGESLTRDDIDTCLTPMAWLNDEVINSYLGLIVNHMRHENGNAGRHDKPRYHAFNTFFFSNLRDKGYDSVKRWAKRAKIGGKDLLDVDTVFIPVHNKAHWTLIVVKPSARTIEHFDSLGSLSRRHVETVKGWLRGELGDLYDDDEWEVLPSESPQQDNGSDCGVFLLTTAKAVALNIEPLAYGARDTPLLRQKIVAELINGGFEGDFTPDGAL from the coding sequence ATGGATTTCGTTACCAATGGCCAGCCCTCTCCTAAGGATACAGTTATGAACGACGCGTCTCCGTACGacgctcttcatcatcaacgaACTAATCGGCAATTCACTAGCGAAGACCTGGCTGATCCTAACTACGTCCCTAACCCCGTCCCATTCGGCGCGAAGAAGATAACGCCTGACGAAACTCATCGCCCTTTCTACCATATACATTCGAGAAAGCCTAGTCAAAGGCCTGATATGGTCCTGAAGCATCAGAAAACAGCTTACAGCACGACCCGAAGGCGTTATGATTCACTCTCCCCACCCCAATTCCAATTCACACGAGGACGAACTGGATCCCAACATGAACAGGCACCACTTGTGTTGCCCCGCGTCAATGAGATTCAGCCCTACCGATTGACCGCAACGACCGCTTCTCGATTGAACGCCACAACCTACAGCAGTAGTCTCATGAATCCGATGCGCTCGTCTGGACACGACTCGATACTTGGGGCTGGTCTTCGTGGTCGTGACCGTCCGCTCTCGCTGTTCGGATCCGAGGCTTCTCGCCAAGCTGCGATGATCCGACCTAGGAAGCGCGACCGCGAAGGCAATATCCTCGACACTACGGGCAGCATATTTGTCCGCAACAACAATGCCAATGATGGGCGCAACAATGACCAACAGCATATCGCGTCAGCCGACGCTGATAGTCCCGTTTTGAAATATTGCCGTGGTGGCACAGAGTCATCATTTAGTGCTGCTGTCGATAATATTAAGAAAGTAAATGGGGATCCAGTTCAACCTTTGGCGCAACGCCCTTCCTTCCACTGGCAGCGCGCTTTGCCTTCAAAGACGACCGACCCCGCAACTCCTGGTAAGCAAACAGGAAGCTCGACTGCTACAGGCCGTATTCCTGGCTGCTGGCCATCGGCATCGAAACATGGTTCGATGCCGCTACTTCCTGAGCCACAGCAGACCGCTCAGACGCAGCACCAAACCGAGTCTCCTGTAACTTCCCAAGAGATATGTGGCCAGGTCGACTTGCCCAGCAATGCAAATCCGGAGCCGGCCACCGTTAACCCTGACCAAGCTATTCTGGACGAAACTCCCTCTTGGACTCAACACTATTCTGGCGTTTATGGCACCCTACGGATAGCTTACTCTTTCCAGTGTGGTATGGTGCAGACTGTTGCAAATGCATTCCATGTTGCACTCGCTGCTGCCAGCACTATAACCCATCAAACGCAACAGGCGCTGGGAACTGTAACACAGCGGGTCATGGCCATGTACAGACAACGTCGCTTTGATCGTGCGCGTTCGCGTGCTCGTGCAAGCCCTGCCGCTCCGGCTCGGCAACCTCCAACTACAATAGCCTCTCCTGCTCGTGTGAACGTTGCGACACTGCCGCCTGGGCAGCAGGAGCGTGTGCGAATCAACCAGTGGCGTAGACGTCGAGGATTTCCTGTCAATGAAGAACTCCCATTCCCGAATATGACAACGCCAATGGGAGCTCTATTCTATGATCCGCAAATAATCACAACATCTTCGCCTAGCGTGCAGCGCAGTCTTGACCTCGTGGTAGATAATGCCTCCGGGGCTACTTTGCACAGGCATCCCGCGCAGCGGCGAACATCTGTGAACGACCGCGATGACAAAAACCGGCCTCAAGCACCCAAAGCTGGGATTCTCAAAAAGAATTCTCTGGTTCCCACCATGAGCCCCGCAACCCGACGTCGCCTCCTTCCTGGATACATCACACCGCGTGACCGTCGGCTTGGACTACAGCACAGGGTCCGTTTCCGGTCTCCCATAGTTCAGCCTTCGCCTTTGCGCCTTCGCCAGTGGGCTAATTCATCCGCCGAGTCGGGACCCGGGCTTGATGAACTGTTGCGCACACAGCTGAACGGAGCCGATGCGCCGTCAACCGTGGCTAGCGATCAGCGTACTGGACCCGATGAACAGCTATACGCGCAATTGGCTGCTTCTCTCGAGCCGTATGTGGATCCTTGGGCGCAGCCGCGCGACTTCACCAAAGGTACTCCTAGGTCTGCTGTCAAACTCGTCAAACCCAAGATAGAGCCAGTCCCCGACGGCCGGTCCGAGTCGATTTATGCAAAGGAATATGAAGAGATGCAAAaaatgaagaaactggaGTATGGGCCAGTTGGACGACAGGTCCCTGAGGGTGTTGCCGTGCGTCCTCTCCCGGACAATTGGAAAGCTCGTCTCAAAGacctcaagaagaaggcgcatTGGGTAGAGGTTGCGACCACCCCGTCCGGCGAGTCTCTGACTCGGGACGACATCGACACATGCCTTACTCCAATGGCTTGGCTGAACGACGAGGTGATCAACTCGTACCTTGGTCTTATCGTTAACCACATGCGCCACGAGAATGGAAACGCGGGTCGTCACGACAAGCCACGCTACCATGCTTTTAAtacattcttcttctcgaatCTCCGAGACAAGGGCTACGACTCTGTCAAACGCTGGGCTAAAAGAGCTAAGATTGGCGGCAAAGATCTTCTGGATGTGGATACTGTTTTCATTCCGGTGCACAACAAGGCTCACTGGACGTTGATTGTTGTAAAGCCATCAGCTAGGACAATCGAGCACTTCGACTCACTTGGCTCTCTCTCGCGCCGTCATGTTGAAACCGTCAAGGGCTGGCTTCGAGGAGAACTCGGTGACTTGTACGACGACGATGAGTGGGAGGTTCTTCCATCGGAGTCCCCACAACAAGACAACGGCAGCGACTGCGGCGTGTTCCTTCTGACAACAGCAAAAGCCGTAGCGCTTAATATTGAACCACTCGCTTATGGTGCCCGTGATACCCCTTTGCTTCGCCAAAAGATAGTAGCCGAACTTATTAACGGAGGGTTTGAAGGGGATTTTACCCCTGACGGTGCGCTCTGA
- a CDS encoding PAP2 domain protein (transcript_id=CADANIAT00010428) — protein MGRPVVEGQPDAGLRSLDHYRNQLPPWRYWPRQKLLPLIRYETPYLAWCQEKIRTPALDSYFAFTANLGTHTFFMVFLPIFFWSGYPSLGRGMVHLLASGVFFSGFIKDLLCLPRPLSPPLQRITMSGSAALEYGFPSTHSTNAVSVAVYALYLLNSPDSTLSDGLNFFLQGITYLYVTSIVLGRLYCGMHGFFDVVVGSALGVLLAVLHCTFETAIDHYVQVGSGKQVALVVLVILALVRIHPEPADDCPCFDDSVAFAGVMIGAQVAYWNLARANATWTNPHPATLPHSRETMKPTLLRILPPVFRGLEKLGLVLPRRYFTNASQYTTVPSQLKDHEVMPSFSDIPSIVDNIRHPRRRAISIGPQSEADAYETLAYREKRRRDSLSSPYRGSPAIDANNDDASTSGTAYPKLSRKPSKLDEYEHMMGRGTTAIDRSQSPEGTEPFPEFVDHERDEEELFAQIKRPRVRYDVEVVTKLVVYSGIAWIVIDGANVLFEWIGLMSS, from the exons ATCGAAATCAACTCCCTCCTTGGCGATACTGGCCCCGACAAAAGCTTCTCCCGTTGATACGATATGAGACCCCTTACCTGGCTTGGTgccaggagaagatccgTACCCCGGCATTGGATTCGTATTTCGCATTCACAGCGAATCTCGGAACTCATACATTCTTTATGGTCTTTCTGCCGATCTTCTTTTGGAGCGGCTATCCAAGCTTAGGCCGGGG AATGGTCCATTTACTGGCTTCCGGCGTGTTCTTCAGCGGCTTCATTAAAGACCTTCTCTGTCTCCCACGGCCGCTGTCTCCTCCTTTACAGCGAATCACAATGTCTGGCTCCGCGGCGCTGGAATATGGGTTTCCTTCGACTCACTCAACCAACGCCGTATCGGTCGCGGTATACGCTCTTTATTTGTTGAACTCGCCCGACTCGACTTTGAGTGACGGCCtaaacttcttcctccaaggcaTTACGTATCTCTATGTTACATCGATCGTCTTAGGCCGTCTGTACTGCGGTATGCACGGATTCTTTGACGTTGTCGTTGGGTCGGCGTTGGGTGTTCTACTGGCTGTTTTACATTGCACTTTCGAGACCGCTATAGATCACTACGTCCAGGTTGGTAGCGGAAAGCAGGTCGCACTCGTGGTTCTTGTCATCTTGGCCCTTGTCCGCATCCATCCTGAACCCGCAGACGATTGTCCATGTTTTGATGACAGTGTTGCTTTTGCGGGTGTAATGATCGGTGCACAGGTGGCATACTGGAATCTGGCGCGAGCGAATGCGACCTGGACCAACCCGCATCCAGCAACTCTTCCCCATTCAAG GGAAACCATGAAGCCCACCCTGTTACGCATTCTCCCGCCTGTATTCCGCgggttggagaagctcggATTGGTCCTACCTCGCCGCTATTTTACAAACGCCTC GCAATATACAACCGTCCCCTCTCAGCTAAAGGACCACGAAGTCATGCCCAGCTTCTCCGATATCCCCTCCATCGTGGACAATATCCGCCATCCGAGGCGCCGCGCAATTTCAATTGGCCCGCAATCAGAAGCCGACGCCTACGAGACTCTCGCATACCGTGAGAAGCGCAGGCGCGACAGTCTCTCTAGCCCATACCGAGGGTCTCCGGCAATAGATGCCAACAACGATGACGCCTCGACTTCTGGTACAGCCTATCCGAAGCTATCAAGGAAGCCGTCCAAGCTGGACGAGTATGAGCACATGATGGGGAGGGGTACGACCGCTATCGACAGATCTCAGTCTCCGGAAGGCACTGAGCCATTCCCTGAGTTCGTCGACCATGAgcgcgacgaagaagagctaTTTGCGCAGATAAAACGTCCTCGTGTACGATACGATGTTGAAGTTGTCACGAAACTGGTTGTATATTCAG GAATCGCTTGGATTGTCATTGATGGCGCTAATGTGTTGTTTGAATGGATCGGACTGATGTCGAGTTGA